From Hemitrygon akajei chromosome 15, sHemAka1.3, whole genome shotgun sequence:
gtgggagggaagggctagattgatcttggagtaggttaaagaagCAAcagattgtgggccaaagggctggaTGTGTTCTGTACAATCCTACTAATTACTAAGCTTGGCACTGAGCAGGCTCTGCTTAATTTCATAACATAGATTTgcaaagtgtggataaagatagaCAAATTTAATGGATCATCTTGACAAATGTAAATGAAGTGAGGCTGTTTCCATTGGAGAAGGGTCAGGAATGAGAGACtagagataagaccataagatctaaGAGCAGAGTTGGTCTGTTTGTCCCATTGAATCTTATCCAGCATTTCACCATGGCTAATATATTTTTCCTCTCAAACCAAATCtgcttccttctccccatatccctttatgcctTGATTAATCAATCTATCAACTGCTGTCTTACacatacccaatggcttggcctccacagctgcctatagcaacaaattccacggattcaccaatctttggctaaagaaattcctcttaatctccattctaaaagggtgcccttgaggctgtctcctctggtcttagactcccccaccatagaaaacatccactctatcaaggcctttcagtattccatgggcttcaatgagattccccctcattcttctgaaatctagtgagtacagacccagagccatccatCAGTCCTCATATAGTAACTCTTTCATTCTGGAATCATTGTTGTGACCCTCCTTGGAACCCTCTCTGAtgtcagcacaccttttcttagataagggacccaccGATGGTTTATAAAGCCTCGACATTAAATTCTTGCATTTATTCAGAAATGAACTATAGGGACCATGCAGTATATTGGATTATGCATTGCAGGCTTCCTTTCTATGCAGTGcatccacaccatcaggttcaggagttGTTATCCTGAAGCAATACTTCACTCAATTCACTCTGCCCGGCATTGAACTGTTCCACAACCTATTGATTCACAATAAAGGACTATGGtattcattttctcaatatttattgcttctttattcattattattgttttgtgtgtgtttttctcaTTTTGTGttcacacagtttgttgtcttttgcacattggctcgTGTCTGTTCTGTTGGGGAGGGTCTTTCATtacttctattgtgtttcttgtatttactgtaaatgcccacaagaaaattaatctcagggttgtgtctggtgacatatatgtacgttgataataaattgactttgagctTCTAACTTAGTTCTTACTCAGGTTGGCTCAGACTTAATAGGCCAAGTGACCTCTTACTGTGCCATAAGGATTATTTGATACTAGAGTTTGTACAATAGATATTCTATCACCAAAAATAGGCTTCATTGTCCTTCTGGAAACTTCTTTTCCAATGACTTTGGAGATGTTACTGATTATAAGTGATGAGTGTATTCCCTGTTATTCCGCTTGTCTTTGTGCCAACTACCTGGAAAGTTAACCTTGTTTCAGTCAGTTGCTTCTGATTCTCCTGTATCATTTTGCTCTGAATAGGTACAGCATCAGCAAGCAATCCCACTGTCAAATACAATTGCTTCTCTGTCTCTCTTGGGCCCAGCATTTAGCAGCATCTGTAACTTTGCCCAAAACAGGTGGAGTTTCCAAAAGCCAGGCTACCAAACTTCATATAAAATAATTACTACAGCTCTTACCCTCAGTGCCCAGTTTATTAGGTGCTgcctgttcatggtcttctgcagctgtagcacatccacttcaggattcaacatgctgtgcattcagagatgcaatTCAGCACACCCCTGCTGTAACACGTGCCTATTTGACTTACTGcaacctttctgtcagcttgagccaatctggccattctcctctgacctctgtcattagcaaagctttttcacccacagaactgctgctggcTGGATGTTTCTTTTTCTCCACCATTCTCGGTAAAccctgttgtatgtgaaaatcccatgagataagcactgtctgagatactcaaaccacccccatctggcaccagcaatcattccatggtcaacggCACTTagatttttccccattctgatacttGGTCTAAATAAGaatggaacctcttgaccacatctgcatgctttttatgAACTTTTatccacataattggctgatcagGTATTTCCATTAACAATCAGAtgtagaggtgtacctaataaagtggccacttagttTATGTCAGCACTGGTACTTTCGTAagtaagaccacaagacacaggagcagaatgaggttaTTTGTTCTATTGTCTGCTATGTCATTCagtcatgggtgatttattttccccctcaacctcatTTGCCCGCCCTTTCACCGCAacttttctaatcaagaacctagcaacctccactttaactctgcccattgacttggcctccacagccgcctgcagtaacgaattccacaaactcaccactatATTCAAATAGCTCAGCTATTAGACACATGTCTATAGCTAGGGtaccttagacttttgcacagtactgtagcaattttatatattgcccggtactgctgcagcaaagagaagaaaattcatgacagatgtgagtaataataaacctgattcatatATGGGTTTCTGTTGTGGTCTgcaagtgggaagggggcagggagaggggagggagcaggaagcatcagagagacattctgtaatgatcaataaaccaattgtttagaatcaaatgaccttgcctagtgtctcagggctggacaTGTCTGTACCTGCACTACCCCCTACCTCTGGCACAAGTTCTTTTGCCACCTcacccatacccctcccattgtGCTcaacctcgccattcccaacattctttactccatttccctctcaaccctaatctcctgccctctcgctgtatcccttcatgccctgcccaatcaagaatttatcatctTCTGCCTTAAATCTACCCAATGACTTTTGGCacgtcagatttttgaattttctctccatttagaaaatagtctacactttcatttcttctatcaaagtgcatggccatacacttcccaacactatattccatctgctatttccttgttcattctcctaatctgtctaagtccttctgtggaCTCTTTGCTTCTTCAAAAtttcctgcctctccacctatctgagtattgtctgcaaacttagccacaaaaccattaattCCAATATCCTAATCATTAGcataaaatgtaaaaagaagtggtcccaacacagaccactttggaacactactagtcactggcagccaatcagaaaaggctcaatttattcccactttttgcctcctgctaatcagccaccaCTTTATCCAAGATAGTATCTTCGATGGGCTTTTAACTTTTTAAGCCTCATATGTGACACCTTGTCAGagaccttatgaaaatccaagtacaccacattcaCCGAATCTTCTTTGTCTAccatgcttgttatttctttaaagaattctaacagatttgacaggcaagattttcacttgaGGAAGCTATgcagactacagcctattttatcatgtgtctccaagtatcccgaaaccacattcttaacaattgactccaacatcttcccaaccactgaggctggGCTAACTgtacaataatttcctttcttctgcctctctcccttcttgaaaggagaagtgacatttgcagttttccagtcctccggagccatgccagagtccattgattcttgaaagatcattactaacgcctccacaatctctaagtcatctcattcagaaccctggggtgtagaccatttAGTCCAGGCTACTTAgttatcttcagacctttcagtttcccaagcaccttctcccttgtaatggctacttcactcacttcttctcccaacactctcaaacttctggcatactgcaggcatcttcacagtgaagacagacacaaaatacttattcaatttatttACTATTTCTTTGTTcaccattgctacctctccagcatcattatcCAGTGGTCTAAGATCTACTTTCGCCTCTCCTTTTCACTTcccatatctgaagaaactttctgTATTCTTTTTAATATTAATAGTTAGCttattacctttgtattccatcttttccttcttaatgactttttaagttgccttATGTTGGTTTTTATAAGCTTCACAATACTCTAACTTTCCAATAATgtctgctctattatatgccctccctttagCTTCCATAGTGGTTTTGCCTTCTCTTGTCAATTACAGTTGTGTCAATCTCCtacagaatacttcttcctctttgggatgaatctatcctgcgccttccgaattgctcccagaaattctagccattaCTGTTcttctgtcatccctgctagtgttccctttcaATCAATTCCGGTCAGCTcccctctcatacctctgtaactccctttattccaatgtaatgctaatacatctgactttagcttctctgtcTTAAATTGTAGGGTGAatttctatcatattataatcacttttccctaagggttcctttaccttattcTGTTTCAATACTCAACACCCCACCTGAAATAGTTGACCCCCTACTGGGCTCAACCTCGAGGTGCTCTAAAAAGGTACCTCatatgcattctacaaattctccttCTTGGGATACAGCAGGCACACAAGTTTTCCAAGCTAACCTTTATATTTAAATCCCCCACGActttcataacattgcccttttgacatgaattttctgtctcccattgtaatttgtagacccaCATCTTTACTATTGTTTGGAAATCTGTATATCACTGCCATCATAGTCTTTTTATCCTTGGAGTTTCctagattctacaccttccaatcatatgttaactctttctaatgatttgatttcagttttttaccaccagagccacaccacccctttgcctatctgcctgtccttttgttACAATGGGTATctttggacgttaagctcccagctataatcatctttcagccatgattcagtgatgtccacaatatcatacatgccaatctgtgtgtgtgtgtgtgtgtgtgtgtgtgtgtgtgtgtgtgtgtgtgtgtgtgtgtgtgtgtgtgtgtatgttatatatatatatatagatatacacacacacacatatatctagccttattgtaatttatatattttattatgtattacaatgtactgctgctgtaaaactaGATATTTCacaaatatgccagtgatattaaacctgatgctgattcacacacataacacatcaTACATTGAGAGCAACTTTGTGCACATCAACCAGCCCCAAATATTTCTAGACACTTTTGACCCAGAGTCATACTAGCAAGCACACAATGCCCGTGGCACTATGCTGCAGTTATTAATCCTCAGTCACATAACAGAACTATATAGAGAGAGAGGCATCATTGAATAATGTATAAATATCAAATATAACATTATTAAACGCACCATTATAACCCACAGCAACTGTGATCATTGCCCTTAGAAACTCCATTTCCGAAACCTGAAAATGTAATAAAACTGCACAGCATAAAAAAAGGCAATTGAACTGCTTTTGGCACGGTGGGATTGTACTGTATAATGAAAAAAAATCGTTAACAGACCACTGTTCAATTGCAACAGAGTATTGCCTTATGTTGTGCATCGCAGGTTCCAAAATTACTATGCTGTTTGGCTCTGATGCCAATAGCACTCTGCGGTGTAGCTCCTCCCTATGGAGCAATGGACGACAAAGAATCACCTGGTAGAAGAATCGGTTCCCAGTTGCAGGTGTACTCTGCAGAAAGTTAATTGAAGTGAAGTTGAAATGAAATTAAGTGAATGTATTATCACTTAATAGATGACAGGCACAAAATGGCAAAAAGTTCACTTAGAGGCAGGATGGGCAATGGAAGTTCCATTTTAAATATCCTACATACATTAGCCACTTTGTTATGTACACCTGCACACCTATTCAATTAGTGCGAATATCTGTtcagcaacccaatgcataaaagcctgcAGACAAGATCAAGAGTTCAGTTGCTGTaaagagcaaacatcagaacggggaagaaatgtgatctaagtaactttaacCACGGAATGATTGGTGGTGACAGTCGGAGTGGTTTGAGAATCGCAGAGATTTCTGATCCCCTGgggttttcacgcacaacagtctctacagtttacagagaatggtgtaaaaaccaaaggaaaacatccagtgagcaaaaatgtgggcaaaaatgtcttgttaatgagagaggtcagaggagaatggccagactgcttcaagctgataCGAAGCCAACAGGTACTCAagtaaccatgcgttacaacagaaCATACAAAACGTCAAACCTTcaagcggatgggctacagcagcaaaagaccagcaacatgtactcagtggccactttattaattacagaagataccaaataaagtggccattggttTGTGTTTCCTAATGATTACATGTTGGGTTGCACACGAAAAGACACACAACTTCAGGACAATGGACAGCAACTAAATCCCGCAATGAACATTTCGGTAATGGACACTAGAGAAGTTGGAATATTTCAGACTGCAAACAAACTGAGAATTAGCCACCTCTAAATTTAAAAAGTCCCATTGCAATTAAGTCCCACGAAAGGTCTGAAATGCTTGATTTAACAGAAGGGATGACTATGCAGTTCCAGGCTTTTAATAACGAGAATAGTTGAAGGGCAGAATTCTTTGATCAATAGAAAAAAAGGCTCCTTCACCGAAAAGGGCAGCTTTTGATTTACACCCTGCCACTGGCACTGAGGGAGAGTGAAGAAACCGTATCTGACATGAATCAAACGTGCGGTCATATTGGTTCGACTTACCCTTTACCAGCCTGTGCACATCTCTAGCAGAAATGCCCTTTTTCCAAAGTTATTGCATATGGATGATTTATACCTTAGCTCTAGGCAAACTGTTGAGGAATATcctgtttttcttcttttctgtATATTAACTTTATCTGGTAACAACATCTTAAAATTGTATTTCTTAAAATCAAACGTTTTGATTTCACAAGAATCTTACACAATATAATTAAAATACTCGTATTGACCTCAGGAATATCTATCTGAAATATAGTTTTCTTCTAGCTGGTTCTTGAAACAGGTGAGTGGGTAATAGGGGACCATTGCCGCCACCAtacctgcatcacagtctggtatgggaattgcaaggcatctgtcCGCAAAACCCTACAAAGAATTGAGAGGtctgctgagaagatcatcatgGTCTTTCTTCTACAcatctgagatatttatcagAAGTGCTGTATAGTGTTGCCAAGGATCCCTCCCATTCATCCCTCAATCTCTTTGACACCCTgtcatctggaagaaggtacCGTAGAATTAGGACAAGAAATGTGAGACTACTGAAGTCTCTGCCGTCACTTAGGTTTCACCACATATGAAGCGCCAGTAGCGTTCTACAGTTTACTCTCTAACTTCTGTGGTAAATGCtccttatgctaaatgtcaatcttctgcactatattttattatttgttaatttatttatagtAATATTACGTTATAGCCTTGTGTacgttatatgtactgtgttgtgtatctTGCCAataggaacgttgtttcatttggcggtatatatatatacagtcgaatgacaataaactcgaactTGAACTTGGACAAAGGATCAGACCTTCAATGTCTGGTACTGAAATCGCAACTGCAAGTGTTCAAAGTCTCAAATAATCAAAGCTTTAAAATAATTTCCATTCCATGCCACCTCAGGGGCAGACAGGCTGTTATTTGAAGGCTGGTGATCAGTATGGTTGTTTTTCTATCTATTAAGCTCAACTTAATCATTGCTGATCACTTTATTGCCAAAATGACTTTCCAATCCTCTTAAAACATTTCCCCCCGCTGGAAGTTATCAAACAGTTCAAAGGGTTTCTGTACAGGGCTTTTCCCTTTGAAGCGGTTAATTAAATACCATTGCTCATCAGATTTGCTTTGGGCTTGCTAGACCCAGTGTCCCTGCCACTCTAATTTACTGTAGGTAGTCTAGACGCAGATTCTATTCGTGGTGGAAGCAATTTTCAGCAGGCCAAGATAGATAAAGTACTTTGAATTCACAGTTAAGTTAAAAGTCTGTGAGCGCTACGTCCTGAACTACACTGGGGAAATCACGCAAGAAAGGATCTCTTCATTAATTCCCGTTCAAGGAATGAACAACGCACCATGGAGACCCGAAACCTGTGAAAAAGATAAATCACAGGTTATGGATCATTCCAGACGTGACAATAACCCGTTTATGGCGCTCGCTGGTCCAATAATCGCACCGGTCAAGCAGTGCTCTCCCATTTAGTTAGCGCGTCCGAGTTGGCGTTGATGGGGAACTCCCGGCTTCAACTGACTATTGGGTTCTCACAGACCAGCCACTATTCTAACGCTAAACACCTAGTTAGCTATTGGTTATTTTATAACCCGCCAAATCCAGAACTTATCCACGTTtaaaactcagtggccactttattaggtatacacCTATAATgcaaaatctaatcagccaatcatctggcagcaactcagtacataaaatcatgcagccgtggtcaagaggttcagttgttgttcagaccatacatcagaatggagatgaatctaaatgactttgtctgtggaatgattgttagtgcctgaacgggtggtttgattatctcagaatctgctgatcttctGGAATTTACACGtataacagtctctggagtttacagagaatggtgcggaaaacaaacaaaaacatccTGTGAGCAGTAGTTTTGTGGGCAAAATAAGccacggccagactggttcaagctgacaggaagacaacagtaactcaaataatcacgtgttacaacagtggtgtgcgggAAAGCATCTCTAAACGCACTGTACGGACGAACCTCGAAGCTGATGGGCTACAACAACAGATAACCACGCTGGGTTCCActcccgtacctaataaagtggccactgagtgtatattcaacATAAAGTTTAATTACGCCCAGTGGTGAGGTGAGACCCTCCAATTCAAAGAACAAAGAAATGATCACCTTTCTTGTGTAACTCACCTCATTGGATAGATTGGTTCCAATATTCGGCCCATCTAATGCCTGCTTCCTCCATGTGGTCACGTAGGGGCTGGCGGGCTTCGTGCTAGTTCCCGCGGGCGTGGAGGAGCTGTAAGGTTTGAGGAACATTAAGTCGCTCTTTGCCGATTCGGGACTCAGGCATACCTTGTAGCAATATGTCTGGGAAAGTGAGCCGCTACCGCCTACCTCCATGGAGTTCGGCGGGGCTTTCGCACTGGGGGGTATCTGAAAGTTGGTGTGTGAGTTATTCAGCACGTCCCTGGAATGTCTTCTCCGGAGGCAGCAACAACGGCTGGGTCCACGGGAGCAACAGGTACTGAGAGGACAGCGGGGACCAAGAGTGCCGTGTCTATCTTTGTGACACTTGATAGTCACCAGAGCGATAATGGCCAACAGGAACACAAAGGAGACGGATCCCAACGAGACAATTAAGTAAAGGTTGAAATCAGAGAAGTATTCAATGGTTTGGGGCCCGTCGGTTAAGTCGGAGATGATCTCTGGAACACTGTCGACTATCGAGACGCTAATGGTGACAGAGGTGGAGAGAGGTGGTTTTCCATTGTCCGTGACATGGACCACCAACCTCTGTCTAGGGGAATCGTGGTCTTCAAAGCGGCGCGTGGTCCGGATCTCCCCGATGGACGGGTCCAAGCTGAAGAGTCCAGGATCTGTGGCTTGGAACAGTAGGTAACTCAGCCTGGAGTTCTGACCAGAGTCGTCGTCGACCGCTGTTACTTTTGCAACGAGGTAACCGGGATCAGCGGAACGAGGCACCATCTCTACCGAGCCATTCGGCGGCAGTGGGGACACGATCTCGGGAGCATTGTCGTTCTGATCCAGGATAATCACAGTCACCGTAACGTTGTTGTTCAGCGATGGAAACCCCGCGTCCTGCGCCTGAATTTGGACCTGGAAATTCTTGAGTTGCTCGTAGTCAAAAGAGCGCAATGCATAAAGGTTGCCCGTGTTTAAGTTGATGGAAACATATGATGAAACGGGAGTGCCCTTTATCTTACTGTCCAAAATGCAGTAGGAGACATAGGCGTTCTGGTCAGAATCCGGATCCCAGGCGGAGACAGAACAGATAGACGCTCCGGGCGCGTTATTTTCCATCAGGTAAACGGTGTAGGACGGGTGTGCAAAACGGGGAGCGTTATCGTTGACATCCGAAACCTTGACGAGAATGGTTTTGACAGTGGAAAGGGGAGGGGTGCCCAAGTCTGTGACAGTAATACTCACGTTATACTCGAAAACTCTCTCGCGGTCCAGGCGATCATCCGTAACCAGAGTATAATAGTTCTTGAAAGACGACTGGAGTTTGAAAGGGAGATGGGCGGGGATGTGGCAAGTAGTCTTTCCGTTCTCTCCGGAATCGCGGTCGGTCACGCTGATCAGGGCGATCACAGCGCCTGGCAAAGCGTCCTCCCGAATCGGACTGGACACTGAAGTCAGTATCACCTCGGGCGCGTTGTCGTTGACATCGATGATCTCCACAACCACTGTGCAATGCACGGCCGCCGTGTAAAGACCCCTATCTTTCGCCTGCACATAAATCTCATAAACACTTGCCTCTTCGTAGTCCACCACTCCCTTGACCCAAATTTCTCCAGTATGGGCATCGACCCGAAAGAGTTGGCGCAGCCTCGCGGGCGCATGGTTGCTGAATGAATAGGTCACCTCTCCGTATGAGCCTTGGTCCAAGTCGGTAGCGTTAAGTTTAATCACCAAAGTGTTCTTCGGGGCGTTTTCCACCAGGCACACAGTATACACAGCCTGGTCAAAGACCGGGGCGTTATCGTTAACATCAAGGACCGTAACTATGACCTGAGCTGTACCTGATCTCTCCGGGACGCCGCCGTCTTGAGCAGTGAGAACCATCTGATGCACCGCCTGATTCTCCCTGTCCAGTGATCTGTCCAGAACCAGCACGGGAAACTTATTACGTTCGTTGCGAGTCTGAACCTCCAAGCTgaagtactggttgggactgagCCGATAGCTTTGCAGCGAGTTGGTGCCCACGTCCGGATCGTGCGCGTTCTCAAGCGGGAAGCGCGACCCGAGTGCCACGGACTCAGCGATCTCCAAACGGAATTCACGCCAAGGAAAACTAGGGGAGTTGTCGTTTACGTCCAGTATCTCCACTTCCACGCGATGCAACTCTAACGGATTCTCCACTACGATCTCCAGATGCAGGAAGCAACTGGAGCTCTGGTCGCACAACTGCTCCCGGTCCATTTTCTCGTTTACGAAGAGAATCCCGTTCTCCAGATTCACCTCCAAGTACTGGGTGTTAGCGGCGGGGACAATGCGAAACCTGCGGGCGGAGAGTTGCCTGACATCCAGTCCTAGATCGTCGGCGATGTTCCCAACAAACGCGCCGTGTTTCAATTCTTCGGGAATCGAGTAGCGAATCTGCCCTGTGATAATATCCCAGGCGCAAAACGAGATTATCAGGGTCATCATTTGCCACCTCAGACAGGTGTTTTTGTGAGAATTAGCCATTGTCCTGCTCGTACCTTGTGCGAATCGCAGACGGGTAAGTTCTGGTTATCTTCAGCATTGGGCAGCAGAAGGGAAAGCGGCAGAGAGCATTGTTTTGAAGGGAGTTAACGAGCGATATGCGTAAAGACGCACATTGATCCTTCAGTTCGAGTCTGGCAAGCAGGAGACATGCTGTCACAGTAAAGGCTTGCCAAAGCCGGCTCCAGTTTCCGCGACTCCGCTCCCACCCTTTACTCCTTCCACTCTCGGCTGTTTGTGAATTTTCACTGTCTCCGGTAGAAAGGCGGGAGTGTAGTTTGATGTAACAGATCTTCAGCCCCAATTCACCGTCTCATTGGAGGACTCCGGTTAGGCTAAATTAACCCTTTAGTAGCTGCGGCGATGTTTTCTGTGCCAATGTAGACTCCAGCAGTTAAATAGAGAGACGgagactgcaggtgctagaaTAGAGGGCAAAAACTAAAGCGAGCTGCAGAAGAAATTCAGCGGCTCGGGCtgcatctgtgggggggggggtggggggtagagTAGATAGTCGACTCTCGGTTCGAGACCTATCTAGACTGAAAGAGTAAATGGAAGACTATAAAGAGCCCATAAGAGCATaattaggcctttcggcccattgagtctgctccgccatgcaGTCAT
This genomic window contains:
- the LOC140739266 gene encoding protocadherin-10 isoform X1, whose protein sequence is MANSHKNTCLRWQMMTLIISFCAWDIITGQIRYSIPEELKHGAFVGNIADDLGLDVRQLSARRFRIVPAANTQYLEVNLENGILFVNEKMDREQLCDQSSSCFLHLEIVVENPLELHRVEVEILDVNDNSPSFPWREFRLEIAESVALGSRFPLENAHDPDVGTNSLQSYRLSPNQYFSLEVQTRNERNKFPVLVLDRSLDRENQAVHQMVLTAQDGGVPERSGTAQVIVTVLDVNDNAPVFDQAVYTVCLVENAPKNTLVIKLNATDLDQGSYGEVTYSFSNHAPARLRQLFRVDAHTGEIWVKGVVDYEEASVYEIYVQAKDRGLYTAAVHCTVVVEIIDVNDNAPEVILTSVSSPIREDALPGAVIALISVTDRDSGENGKTTCHIPAHLPFKLQSSFKNYYTLVTDDRLDRERVFEYNVSITVTDLGTPPLSTVKTILVKVSDVNDNAPRFAHPSYTVYLMENNAPGASICSVSAWDPDSDQNAYVSYCILDSKIKGTPVSSYVSINLNTGNLYALRSFDYEQLKNFQVQIQAQDAGFPSLNNNVTVTVIILDQNDNAPEIVSPLPPNGSVEMVPRSADPGYLVAKVTAVDDDSGQNSRLSYLLFQATDPGLFSLDPSIGEIRTTRRFEDHDSPRQRLVVHVTDNGKPPLSTSVTISVSIVDSVPEIISDLTDGPQTIEYFSDFNLYLIVSLGSVSFVFLLAIIALVTIKCHKDRHGTLGPRCPLSTCCSRGPSRCCCLRRRHSRDVLNNSHTNFQIPPSAKAPPNSMEVGGSGSLSQTYCYKVCLSPESAKSDLMFLKPYSSSTPAGTSTKPASPYVTTWRKQALDGPNIGTNLSNEVSGLHGALFIP
- the LOC140739266 gene encoding protocadherin-10 isoform X2, translating into MANSHKNTCLRWQMMTLIISFCAWDIITGQIRYSIPEELKHGAFVGNIADDLGLDVRQLSARRFRIVPAANTQYLEVNLENGILFVNEKMDREQLCDQSSSCFLHLEIVVENPLELHRVEVEILDVNDNSPSFPWREFRLEIAESVALGSRFPLENAHDPDVGTNSLQSYRLSPNQYFSLEVQTRNERNKFPVLVLDRSLDRENQAVHQMVLTAQDGGVPERSGTAQVIVTVLDVNDNAPVFDQAVYTVCLVENAPKNTLVIKLNATDLDQGSYGEVTYSFSNHAPARLRQLFRVDAHTGEIWVKGVVDYEEASVYEIYVQAKDRGLYTAAVHCTVVVEIIDVNDNAPEVILTSVSSPIREDALPGAVIALISVTDRDSGENGKTTCHIPAHLPFKLQSSFKNYYTLVTDDRLDRERVFEYNVSITVTDLGTPPLSTVKTILVKVSDVNDNAPRFAHPSYTVYLMENNAPGASICSVSAWDPDSDQNAYVSYCILDSKIKGTPVSSYVSINLNTGNLYALRSFDYEQLKNFQVQIQAQDAGFPSLNNNVTVTVIILDQNDNAPEIVSPLPPNGSVEMVPRSADPGYLVAKVTAVDDDSGQNSRLSYLLFQATDPGLFSLDPSIGEIRTTRRFEDHDSPRQRLVVHVTDNGKPPLSTSVTISVSIVDSVPEIISDLTDGPQTIEYFSDFNLYLIVSLGSVSFVFLLAIIALVTIKCHKDRHGTLGPRCPLSTCCSRGPSRCCCLRRRHSRDVLNNSHTNFQIPPSAKAPPNSMEVGGSGSLSQTYCYKVCLSPESAKSDLMFLKPYSSSTPAGTSTKPASPYVTTWRKQALDGPNIGTNLSNECLWL